In Miscanthus floridulus cultivar M001 chromosome 5, ASM1932011v1, whole genome shotgun sequence, one genomic interval encodes:
- the LOC136454035 gene encoding uncharacterized protein translates to MAAAAASSSSEGPVAVRTCVSLGEEAEAPGGGDRAAAADCGVCAICLDRIALQETALVKGCDHAYCVTCILRWASYKQNPLCPQCKHPFEFLSVHRSLDGCLHDYLFEESVCLLLRAAWFEPLIVEAHEEALEEEEFFHQQYQYDDDEDDLDEESYYMSRSPSIRIGNRRWGDSGYIRGGRKEARPVNTDAAAGPSRTPKKKEKAASSSASVSVSGSGSGSGSVSKDVAGRRAKRAQKREAADRAAAEKHLKHLQRLGLRKAPEPEVPVEVGPRVNE, encoded by the exons atggccgccgccgccgcgtcctcctcctccgAGGGTCCGGTCGCCGTCCGCACCTGCGTCTCCCTCGGCGAG GAAGCGGAGGCTCCAGGCGGCGGCgaccgggcggcggcggcggattgcGGGGTGTGCGCCATCTGCCTCGACAGGATAGCGCTCCAGGAGACGGCCCTCGTCAAGGGCTGCGACCACGCCTACTG TGTAACCTGTATTTTGAGGTGGGCATCCTACAAGCAGAACCCCCTGTGCCCACAGTGCAAGCATCCATTCGAATTCCTCAGCGTGCACCGCTCTCTTGACGGCTG CCTACATGACTACCTGTTTGAGGAGAGCGTTTGCCTTCTCCTGAGGGCCGCTTGGTTTGAACCTCTCATCGTAGAGGCTCACGAAGAGGCTCTGGAAGAAGAAGAGTTTTTCCACCAGCAATACCAATACGATGACGACGAAGATGATCTTGATGAGGAATCTTATTACATGAGCAGGTCCCCGAGCATTCGTATTGGTAACCGGAGATGGGGTGACAGTGGGTACATCAGAGGAGGCAGGAAAGAGGCGAGGCCAGTGAATACTGATGCGGCTGCTGGTCCATCCAGGACCccgaagaagaaagagaaagctgCATCATCTTCGGCGTCAGTGTCCGTGTCAGGTTCGGGATCAGGGTCAGGGTCTGTATCCAAGGATGTCGCCGGAAGGCGAGCGAAGCGGGCGCAGAAGCGAGAAGCTGCAGACAGGGCAGCTGCAGAGAAGCACCTGAAGCACTTGCAGAGGCTGGGACTGAGGAAAGCGCCTGAGCCTGAAGTGCCCGTGGAGGTTGGGCCTCGGGTGAATGAGTGA
- the LOC136455576 gene encoding probable NADPH:quinone oxidoreductase 2, with protein sequence MSLMEEASTAHAPAKTVLRVAAISGSLRRASANTGLIRAGKTALGVNNHGTKLGAKIHGAEFGVKIHGAELAAMSASSSSTLCNPIIINSSSSIKKKKEAGTRRSPNQTPTPIRHVAHGGSLDGTRVGEDRPESGGNLRNTGLIRAAAEICRESIPGLQIDHVDISDLPLLNTDLEAADGAFPPAVEEFRDRVRGADCFLFASPEYNYSISGPLKNALDWASRPPNRWGDRAAAILSASGGSGGNRSQYHIRQVGVALGIHFVIKPEVFTKAHQLPRKFDDDGNLVDPETKEQIRKLLLALQDLALRLQGKPANSEQVN encoded by the exons ATGTCGCTCATGGAGGAAGCCTCGACGGCACACGCGCCGGCGAAGACCGTCCTGAGAGTGGCGGCAATCTCCGGCTCGCTGCGCAGGGCGTcagccaacaccggcctcatccgTGCTGGTAAGACAGCCCTCGGCGTCAATAACCATGGCAcaaagctcggcgccaagatccatGGCGCCGAGTTTGGCGTCAAGATCCACGGCGCCGAGCTGGCAGCCATGTCAGCGTCCTCGTCGTCAAC ACTCTGCAACCCCATCATcatcaattcatcatcatcaatcaaaaaaaaaaaagaagcgggCACGAGGAGGTCACCCAATCAGACTCCAACTCCGATACGTCATGTCGCTCATGGAGGAAGCCTCGACGGCACACGCGTCGGCGAAGACCGTCCTGAGAGTGGCGGCAATCTCCGGAACACCGGCCTCATCCGTGCTG CCGCAGAGATTTGCAGGGAGTCCATCCCAGGCCTGCAGATCGACCACGTCGACATCTCCGACCTGCCACTCCTCAACACCGACCTGGAGGCGGCCGACGGCGCGTTCCCGCCGGCAGTCGAGGAGTTCCGCGACAGGGTCCGCGGCGCCGACTGCTTCCTCTTCGCGTCGCCCGAGTACAACTACTCCATTTCAG GCCCGCTGAAGAACGCGCTGGACTGGGCGTCGCGGCCACCGAACCGCTGGGGCGACAGAGCTGCCGCGATCCTCAGCGCGTCGGGGGGCTCCGGCGGCAACCGGTCGCAGTACCACATCCGGCAGGTCGGGGTGGCTCTCGGCATCCACTTCGTCATCAAGCCGGAGGTGTTCACCAAGGCTCATCAACTGCCCAGGAAGTTTGACGACGACGGCAACCTGGTCGACCCGGAGACGAAGGAGCAGATCAGGAAGCTGCTCCTGGCGCTGCAAGATCTCGCGCTCAGGCTCCAGGGGAAGCCTGCAAACTCTGAACAGGTCAATTGA